A window of the Schlesneria paludicola DSM 18645 genome harbors these coding sequences:
- a CDS encoding secondary thiamine-phosphate synthase enzyme YjbQ has product MAWHQLRLTLPAFRRGFHLITNHVVHALPELQETRIGLLHVFIQHTSASLSINENADPDVPRDLEASLNSIAPEDFPYVHTCEGPDDMPAHVKSSLLGSSLTIPITNGRLCLGTWQGIYLCEHRNHGGQRSLVLTIQGEN; this is encoded by the coding sequence ATGGCCTGGCATCAATTGCGGCTCACGCTGCCTGCATTTCGTCGAGGTTTTCACCTCATCACCAATCATGTGGTTCATGCACTGCCCGAACTGCAGGAAACACGAATTGGCCTGTTGCATGTGTTCATTCAGCACACGTCGGCCTCACTGTCGATCAATGAAAACGCCGATCCAGACGTGCCACGGGACCTGGAAGCATCGTTGAACTCGATCGCTCCGGAAGACTTTCCGTACGTCCATACCTGTGAGGGGCCCGACGATATGCCGGCTCACGTCAAATCGTCGCTGCTGGGATCATCGCTAACGATCCCGATTACAAATGGCCGTCTGTGCCTGGGAACGTGGCAAGGGATCTACTTGTGCGAACACCGTAATCACGGCGGACAGCGATCGCTGGTGCTGACGATTCAGGGCGAAAATTGA
- a CDS encoding ATP-binding protein, with translation AMEGHEKILQRYLKPDLLIVDDMGMKQLPKRSGEYLFEIIMRRHELRSTMMTSNRPLDDWGQLIGDVPSATAILDRFLHRAEVVQITGKSYRLEKSKKSSNDTKAPTGSKAEE, from the coding sequence AGGCGATGGAAGGCCACGAGAAGATCCTTCAGCGATACCTCAAGCCGGATCTGCTGATCGTCGACGACATGGGGATGAAGCAGTTACCCAAGCGATCAGGTGAGTACCTGTTCGAGATCATCATGCGGCGACACGAGCTTCGCTCCACGATGATGACCAGCAACAGACCCTTGGACGATTGGGGCCAATTGATCGGCGACGTTCCCAGCGCAACTGCCATCTTGGATCGCTTCCTGCATCGAGCGGAAGTCGTGCAAATCACCGGCAAGAGTTATCGTTTAGAGAAATCGAAAAAAAGTTCAAACGATACCAAAGCGCCCACCGGGTCCAAAGCCGAAGAATAG
- a CDS encoding glycosyltransferase, whose protein sequence is MSPLPRSRVLFVIGTMGGGGAERQVVEILKRLDRARFEPMLYLAMKQGELLPEVPMDVPIFAFWDETPESGGRKLLRKLKLTRFVRYWHLAHILRQQKIDLVYDRTYLATLDAAGGCLLRATPRISCCVVDPKPELELHARGSKTLWWWFARRAYQSAKIVLANSAGLRERMIEYFRLDPAQVRVATNMLPGIVTETDSVPTVQENVPFLVVTAGRLHPQKGHRDLVQAIDELVHRQGRSLKLIIFGKGESEAELRGLIQTLQLQDHVRLAGFVANSVAHYRHANLFVLSSLYEGMPNALVEAVASRIPCVSTDCPSGPAEILDHGRLGALVPPGDVAAMAAAIADVMDHPAEVRLRTEAAREHVLEMFNPERAIKRLEELFEEALSTR, encoded by the coding sequence ATGTCCCCTTTGCCGCGATCACGAGTCTTGTTTGTCATCGGCACGATGGGGGGCGGCGGTGCCGAACGGCAGGTCGTCGAGATCCTCAAGCGGCTTGATCGTGCACGTTTCGAACCAATGCTCTATTTGGCGATGAAGCAGGGTGAGCTTCTGCCCGAAGTTCCCATGGATGTCCCGATTTTTGCGTTTTGGGATGAGACACCCGAAAGCGGCGGCCGAAAACTGCTTCGGAAGCTGAAGCTGACGCGATTCGTGCGATACTGGCATTTGGCGCACATCCTTCGCCAGCAGAAGATCGACCTCGTGTACGATCGGACATATCTTGCCACACTGGATGCGGCTGGCGGTTGTCTGTTGCGGGCAACGCCTCGGATTTCGTGCTGTGTCGTTGATCCGAAACCTGAGTTGGAACTGCACGCCCGCGGGTCGAAAACGCTGTGGTGGTGGTTTGCCCGGCGTGCGTATCAATCGGCGAAAATCGTCTTGGCGAATTCCGCAGGACTCCGTGAACGAATGATCGAGTACTTTCGGCTTGATCCGGCTCAGGTTCGCGTCGCGACCAACATGCTGCCCGGTATCGTGACCGAAACCGATTCAGTGCCCACCGTTCAAGAGAATGTGCCGTTTCTTGTCGTGACCGCGGGGCGACTGCACCCACAAAAAGGGCATCGCGATCTCGTGCAAGCGATCGATGAGCTTGTTCATCGCCAGGGGCGTTCGCTCAAACTGATCATCTTCGGTAAAGGCGAAAGCGAAGCCGAACTACGCGGCTTGATTCAAACTCTTCAGCTTCAGGATCACGTCAGGCTCGCAGGATTCGTCGCCAATTCCGTGGCTCACTACCGACATGCAAATCTCTTCGTGCTTTCGTCGCTGTACGAAGGCATGCCCAATGCCTTAGTTGAGGCTGTGGCCAGCAGAATTCCCTGCGTCTCGACCGACTGCCCCAGCGGCCCTGCCGAGATTTTGGATCACGGTCGGTTGGGGGCGTTGGTCCCCCCCGGTGATGTGGCGGCCATGGCGGCCGCGATCGCCGACGTAATGGACCATCCCGCGGAAGTTCGGTTGCGAACCGAAGCGGCGCGCGAGCACGTCCTTGAGATGTTCAATCCAGAACGGGCAATCAAGCGGTTGGAGGAACTGTTTGAGGAAGCGCTCTCGACGCGTTGA
- a CDS encoding fused MFS/spermidine synthase, producing the protein MQFYSTLRETPAVYSVVRCLITFAIIGPPCILMGATLPLLVRCRIASDDLAVASARLYGVNTLGAAAGAYTVGFQLLPGIGVTQTNIVTAFTNCVVGLLAIITARSVYIKARCSPTDASANQSSPLQWPSHELLSTSAVPPTYVIYAIAVVTGCAALILQTVWSRQLSLILGSSTYSFSAMLVVILVGIGCGSLLFEHLPFRRRDASVILANVVTCLAAASLLGFLGLPFAADFAAVAVPLRAHFGVNAFVCVAASALVEFLPAMAMGVLFPILVHLSVISKRDSVGAVGSVYAANTAGTVFGALLASTWLVPAVGTRTSLLVAVGLYLLIGQLCALISVPTRKLIILQSVAGALIGLVLVQADDPRRINMGQFLYGYRSLDQINDEVLWFKEGMACNVLVTKNAGAVSFRVNGKIDGGTSVDLSMQAGLAYLPRFFNPDAKNVLVIGYGTGTTSGASLLFPNTRVTCCEIEPAIVSASHFFSQINHSAESSKQLKIVYDDARAFVQGSRERFDIILSEPSNPWIAGVANLFTAEFYKSASAKLNSHGIFAQWIQTYSFTPDDYAMIVQTICEVFPHQRLIRISSGDTILLASNDSFNRDAAAMERCQKLVDSLPVVKSDLVRDFSTSDIVRIILTRTILDEGGLRTFVDTYGDKRRNMDCDLQLEFRAARHLYEVRQSKVARAILGATDPAFLIEHFERLRGANPEASLLNDLIMLYSGFSNDKIVSELLKYGLTKQPGAPELIASYLISMKEIDSAWLDQLATSDSESIAFHLNRVGVAYWNRKQYAEAVKVFRRMCDRFPQSATSWANLAINCKLSDMQEASEEARRHAVELDAVNPVIPRQ; encoded by the coding sequence GTGCAATTCTATTCCACGCTGCGCGAGACGCCCGCCGTCTACTCTGTCGTGAGGTGCCTGATAACGTTTGCGATCATTGGCCCGCCATGTATTCTTATGGGAGCCACGCTACCTCTCTTGGTGCGATGCCGCATCGCCAGCGATGATTTAGCTGTGGCAAGTGCTCGCCTTTACGGCGTGAACACTCTTGGAGCAGCAGCTGGGGCTTATACCGTGGGTTTTCAGTTGCTTCCCGGGATCGGTGTTACGCAGACAAACATTGTTACAGCTTTTACGAACTGCGTCGTTGGCTTGTTGGCTATCATCACTGCACGCAGTGTGTACATCAAGGCACGTTGTTCTCCGACGGATGCTTCTGCGAACCAATCCAGTCCACTTCAATGGCCTTCCCATGAACTGCTTTCCACCAGCGCGGTGCCGCCAACGTATGTGATCTATGCGATTGCCGTAGTGACGGGCTGCGCCGCACTGATTTTGCAGACAGTGTGGAGCCGCCAGTTATCGCTGATTCTCGGAAGCTCAACTTACTCGTTCTCTGCGATGTTGGTTGTTATCCTGGTGGGGATTGGCTGCGGTAGTCTGTTGTTCGAGCATCTTCCATTCAGGCGACGCGACGCGAGTGTCATTCTTGCCAATGTTGTCACATGTCTGGCCGCTGCATCATTGTTGGGGTTTTTGGGGCTACCGTTTGCCGCGGATTTTGCGGCTGTGGCTGTTCCACTTCGCGCTCATTTTGGGGTGAACGCATTTGTCTGCGTCGCGGCGAGCGCCTTGGTGGAATTTCTGCCGGCAATGGCTATGGGGGTTCTGTTTCCGATTCTTGTCCATCTTTCAGTGATATCCAAGCGAGATTCTGTCGGGGCCGTTGGGAGTGTTTATGCTGCAAATACTGCAGGAACGGTGTTCGGGGCACTTTTGGCCTCGACTTGGCTCGTTCCGGCTGTCGGAACTCGTACGTCACTCCTTGTTGCCGTTGGGCTCTACTTGCTTATTGGGCAATTGTGCGCACTGATAAGTGTCCCCACCAGGAAGTTGATCATTCTGCAGTCCGTTGCGGGTGCGTTGATTGGTCTGGTGCTGGTGCAGGCTGATGATCCTCGTCGCATCAATATGGGGCAGTTCCTATATGGATATCGGAGTCTAGATCAAATCAACGACGAAGTGTTGTGGTTTAAAGAAGGCATGGCGTGCAATGTGTTGGTTACGAAGAATGCGGGCGCCGTTTCTTTTCGCGTGAATGGCAAAATTGATGGCGGGACGTCCGTTGACTTGTCAATGCAAGCGGGGCTGGCTTACTTACCTCGTTTTTTTAATCCAGATGCAAAGAATGTTCTTGTCATTGGGTACGGCACAGGCACAACTTCTGGTGCGAGTCTGCTTTTTCCAAACACCAGGGTCACGTGTTGCGAGATAGAGCCTGCGATTGTTTCTGCTTCTCACTTTTTTTCGCAAATCAATCACTCGGCGGAGAGTTCAAAGCAACTCAAGATCGTGTATGACGACGCCCGGGCATTTGTTCAAGGATCTCGAGAGCGTTTCGATATTATTCTCTCTGAGCCATCCAATCCGTGGATTGCCGGTGTCGCAAATCTGTTCACTGCGGAGTTCTATAAAAGTGCTAGCGCAAAACTCAATTCGCATGGGATTTTTGCGCAATGGATACAAACATACTCGTTTACACCAGATGACTACGCGATGATCGTGCAGACGATCTGCGAAGTGTTTCCACATCAACGACTCATTCGCATTTCCAGTGGTGACACCATATTGCTCGCGTCCAATGATTCATTTAATCGCGACGCCGCAGCGATGGAGCGGTGTCAAAAATTGGTGGATAGTTTACCCGTTGTAAAAAGTGATCTTGTTCGTGATTTTTCGACTTCTGATATTGTTCGTATTATTCTTACACGAACGATTCTGGACGAGGGTGGGCTTCGAACGTTTGTTGATACCTACGGCGATAAACGGCGAAATATGGATTGTGATTTGCAGTTGGAGTTTCGAGCGGCGCGTCATTTGTACGAAGTGAGGCAAAGCAAGGTGGCGCGAGCGATTCTTGGTGCCACTGACCCAGCCTTCCTCATTGAGCATTTTGAGCGATTGCGGGGCGCGAATCCAGAAGCATCCTTATTAAATGATCTCATCATGCTCTATTCAGGATTTAGTAATGACAAGATTGTATCGGAGCTTCTGAAATATGGTCTTACCAAGCAGCCAGGGGCGCCTGAACTCATTGCGAGCTATCTTATTTCAATGAAGGAAATAGATTCTGCATGGTTGGATCAATTGGCGACGTCGGATAGTGAATCTATAGCGTTTCACCTAAATCGCGTCGGAGTTGCATATTGGAATCGGAAACAATATGCCGAGGCTGTTAAGGTGTTTCGACGAATGTGCGATCGATTTCCTCAGTCTGCCACGAGTTGGGCCAATTTGGCAATCAATTGCAAACTATCTGATATGCAAGAAGCATCTGAGGAAGCGCGCCGCCATGCTGTCGAACTGGACGCTGTGAATCCAGTGATTCCGAGGCAATGA
- a CDS encoding DNA gyrase inhibitor YacG, whose product MVRLPECPICQKPVSPAVDSGVSYAPFCSRRCKEVDLARWCDGRYAIVETLTGPRLAEAMVDEPDAELDEYCEE is encoded by the coding sequence ATGGTTCGATTGCCTGAATGTCCGATTTGTCAAAAACCAGTGTCGCCCGCCGTCGATTCGGGCGTGAGTTATGCGCCGTTTTGCAGCCGCCGCTGTAAGGAAGTGGATCTGGCCCGCTGGTGCGACGGCCGATATGCGATCGTCGAAACCCTGACAGGTCCTCGTCTCGCCGAAGCAATGGTCGACGAGCCCGATGCGGAGCTGGACGAGTACTGCGAGGAATAG
- a CDS encoding cysteine peptidase family C39 domain-containing protein produces the protein MIMYRPCAIVVIVVVAFLTLTGSKGACSHSADEPASRKAHAESLRMRCGPRAAWAFGLCCGVSLGHDATMALFEKQPDAVSLRELVEFLNSKGISCEARCLSPSDLTKENCPSIALLAPATVTDHFGHFVVVVASDEDGVTVIEPQVGRKERWTWRFFSDHWTGHCILRSPRVVPERRVLCLCILTNIIGLAYICFRR, from the coding sequence ATGATAATGTATCGGCCGTGTGCCATTGTTGTTATTGTCGTTGTGGCCTTTCTTACGCTGACGGGCTCGAAGGGGGCCTGTTCTCATTCAGCAGATGAACCGGCAAGCCGCAAGGCGCATGCCGAATCGCTTCGCATGCGCTGTGGACCTCGCGCTGCTTGGGCCTTCGGCTTGTGTTGTGGCGTTTCCTTGGGGCATGATGCCACGATGGCCCTTTTTGAAAAACAGCCTGATGCGGTGTCGTTGCGTGAGCTTGTCGAATTTCTGAATTCAAAGGGAATCAGTTGTGAGGCTCGATGTTTAAGCCCGAGTGATCTCACGAAAGAAAACTGTCCATCAATTGCGCTGTTGGCTCCGGCGACTGTTACAGATCACTTTGGCCATTTCGTCGTTGTTGTTGCGAGCGACGAGGACGGCGTAACAGTCATAGAGCCGCAGGTGGGCAGGAAAGAAAGATGGACATGGCGTTTTTTTTCGGACCACTGGACTGGGCATTGCATATTAAGGTCGCCAAGAGTGGTTCCCGAGCGTCGCGTGCTTTGTCTGTGTATTCTGACGAACATTATTGGCCTGGCATACATTTGTTTCCGTCGTTAG
- a CDS encoding FmdB family zinc ribbon protein: MPTYDYKCDACDHVWEEFQSIKAAPTKKCPKCNKSKARRQIGGGAGLIFRGSGFYLTDYRSDSYKKAAEADKKASGGESSSKPDSGSSPKSDSGKKSD, from the coding sequence GTGCCCACCTACGATTATAAGTGTGATGCGTGTGATCACGTATGGGAAGAGTTTCAATCGATTAAAGCGGCACCCACCAAGAAGTGTCCAAAATGCAATAAATCGAAAGCCCGCCGTCAGATCGGTGGCGGAGCCGGGCTGATTTTTCGAGGTTCAGGCTTCTATCTGACCGACTATCGCAGCGATTCATACAAGAAGGCTGCCGAAGCGGATAAGAAGGCGTCAGGTGGCGAATCGTCATCGAAACCAGACTCGGGATCGTCGCCGAAAAGCGATTCGGGCAAGAAATCGGACTAG
- a CDS encoding dienelactone hydrolase family protein, which translates to MVRMIVLVMGFFALAATADAALQSKTVKYKHGDVECIGYLAWDDAIQGPRPGVLVVHEFWGLDAYAKRRANQLAELGYIAFAADMYGEGKLVDHPKDASALAGTVRMNVEDWRKRGTEALDVLKSQPECDKTKLAAIGYCFGGSTVQQLAFAGTDLKAIASFHGALVVPTAEQVKAVKAKMLICNGADDSFISAKVIQDFKGALDQNGGKYEFINYPNTVHSFTVPEADEVGKKFGIPLKYNKESDEKSWASMKALFKETLGK; encoded by the coding sequence ATGGTCCGGATGATTGTGTTGGTGATGGGGTTTTTCGCACTTGCGGCGACAGCGGATGCGGCGCTTCAGTCGAAGACGGTGAAGTACAAACATGGCGATGTGGAGTGCATCGGCTACCTTGCCTGGGATGACGCGATCCAAGGGCCTCGGCCTGGCGTGCTGGTCGTTCACGAATTCTGGGGATTGGACGCCTACGCGAAGCGACGAGCCAATCAGCTCGCGGAACTTGGATACATCGCGTTCGCGGCGGATATGTATGGAGAAGGAAAACTTGTCGATCATCCGAAAGATGCCAGTGCGCTCGCCGGCACGGTGCGGATGAATGTCGAGGATTGGCGCAAACGCGGGACCGAGGCATTGGACGTCCTGAAGTCGCAGCCAGAATGCGACAAGACAAAATTGGCTGCCATCGGATACTGCTTTGGTGGTTCAACGGTTCAGCAATTGGCATTCGCCGGTACAGATCTAAAGGCCATTGCCAGTTTTCATGGTGCACTCGTGGTTCCAACGGCAGAACAAGTGAAGGCTGTCAAAGCCAAGATGCTGATCTGCAACGGTGCGGACGATTCGTTTATCTCGGCCAAAGTCATTCAAGACTTCAAAGGCGCATTGGACCAGAACGGCGGGAAGTACGAGTTCATTAACTATCCCAACACCGTCCACAGCTTCACGGTTCCGGAAGCGGACGAAGTCGGCAAGAAATTCGGTATCCCACTGAAGTACAACAAAGAGTCTGATGAGAAGAGCTGGGCCTCAATGAAAGCGCTGTTTAAGGAAACTCTCGGGAAGTAA
- a CDS encoding nitroreductase family protein, protein MTTAIDPTPTIDETIRGRRTIGAFRPEVPAPELVEASLDLARWAPNHKKTEPWRAYWLGPETARGVVELNSAEIQKKKGSAEAESKRKVWAAIPGWIVVTCVRSNDAFQHEEDYAACCCFVQNLSLALWSRGIGSKWSTGDVTRHPDFFPLVGINPDSERVVGLIMYGYPAVIPEQTRKPLSAFLTRNP, encoded by the coding sequence ATGACGACTGCCATCGATCCAACTCCAACAATCGATGAAACGATTCGAGGGCGCCGCACCATCGGTGCGTTTCGGCCAGAGGTTCCTGCGCCGGAATTGGTCGAAGCGTCGCTTGATCTCGCGCGATGGGCTCCAAATCACAAGAAAACAGAACCCTGGCGCGCCTACTGGCTCGGTCCCGAGACGGCTCGCGGCGTTGTCGAGCTGAATTCCGCCGAGATCCAAAAGAAAAAGGGCTCCGCCGAAGCCGAATCCAAACGCAAGGTTTGGGCCGCAATCCCCGGTTGGATCGTCGTGACCTGCGTCCGTTCGAACGATGCGTTTCAGCATGAGGAAGACTACGCGGCCTGTTGTTGCTTCGTGCAAAATCTCTCGCTGGCGCTGTGGTCACGGGGGATCGGGTCAAAATGGTCGACGGGTGATGTGACACGCCATCCGGACTTCTTTCCACTGGTCGGCATCAATCCCGATTCCGAACGAGTTGTCGGACTGATCATGTATGGCTACCCCGCGGTCATCCCCGAACAGACTCGGAAACCGTTGTCCGCGTTTCTAACCCGCAACCCATGA
- a CDS encoding thiamine-phosphate kinase, giving the protein MSRPEFQLIDWIRSRVTDRPPVSLGIGDDAACLQPTGDRATLVAIDMLMEGTHFTFPPATPRLAGRKALAVNLSDIAAMAGRPTVAFVSVALPKTEGMSFAQEVHEGLLQLANEFDVVVAGGDTNSWTGPLVISVTVMGEPLGPVPVCRQGAKPGDWLFVTGALGGSLPSGRHLTFTPRVHEVRQLASLVEIHAMIDISDGLAADLHHILKASQVGAVLDASEIPLTDAVRNAHRRDEVSGAGSVQAQKSFDIENAKVPDFLTPAPLFRGLSDGEDFELLFSVSPEDGRKLLRDWQCQTAVTKIGEICRGDQCQLKFADGTIQPLPPIGWTHPLNQ; this is encoded by the coding sequence ATGAGTCGTCCTGAATTTCAATTGATTGACTGGATTCGGTCGCGTGTTACGGATCGCCCCCCGGTCAGTCTGGGGATTGGGGATGACGCAGCCTGCCTGCAACCGACCGGCGATCGCGCCACATTGGTTGCGATCGATATGCTGATGGAGGGGACTCATTTCACCTTTCCTCCCGCGACGCCACGTCTGGCAGGGCGAAAGGCGCTGGCCGTCAATCTCAGCGATATCGCTGCGATGGCGGGGCGACCCACGGTCGCCTTTGTTTCCGTGGCACTCCCTAAAACGGAGGGGATGTCATTCGCTCAGGAGGTTCACGAGGGCCTGTTGCAGCTGGCCAACGAATTCGATGTCGTCGTGGCTGGCGGCGACACCAACAGTTGGACTGGGCCGCTGGTCATCAGCGTGACTGTGATGGGTGAACCTTTGGGGCCTGTTCCCGTTTGCCGTCAAGGTGCGAAGCCGGGCGACTGGCTATTTGTGACGGGAGCATTGGGGGGTAGCTTACCGTCCGGACGACATTTGACGTTTACGCCTCGCGTGCATGAAGTGCGGCAACTGGCAAGTTTGGTGGAAATCCATGCGATGATTGATATCAGTGACGGACTGGCCGCCGACTTGCATCATATCCTCAAGGCCAGCCAGGTGGGGGCGGTCTTGGACGCCTCTGAGATCCCGCTGACCGATGCGGTTCGCAATGCGCATCGACGAGATGAAGTCAGTGGGGCGGGCTCCGTCCAGGCTCAAAAATCATTCGATATCGAGAATGCTAAGGTGCCTGACTTCTTGACGCCAGCGCCCCTGTTCCGCGGCCTGAGTGACGGAGAAGATTTCGAATTGCTCTTTAGCGTCTCTCCAGAGGACGGTCGCAAGTTGCTACGAGACTGGCAATGCCAAACGGCCGTGACGAAGATTGGAGAGATCTGTCGTGGTGACCAATGTCAGCTGAAATTTGCGGATGGGACAATTCAACCGCTGCCGCCGATCGGATGGACCCACCCGTTGAATCAATGA
- a CDS encoding glucose-6-phosphate isomerase: protein MPTSSAWSRFCQYLISDRELGFSLDVSRVRFAESELASLFARMTEALDAMQKLEGGAIANPDENRMVGHYWLRAPQLAPTPEITAEIQSTQMAIREFADQVHSGAIEGAEGRFQFLLLIGIGGSALGPQFVAQALGSPLDPILPFFIDNTDPDGIDTTLGELDGQLGRTLVVVISKSGGTPETRNGMLEVQKAYEGAGLSFAEHAVAVTQAGSKMDQTAQSQNWLKTFPMWDWVGGRTSVLSAVGLLPAALQGIGIMELLDGAASMDRLTRITDPWKNPAALLATMWYHIGDGVGAKDMVILPYKDRLSLFSRYLQQLVMESLGKELDRQGKTVHQGIAVYGNKGSTDQHAYIQQLRDGLPNFFATFIEVLKDRELPSMDVEPGITAGDYLHGLMLGTREALRENRRDTITITINAVTARSVGALIALYERAVGLYAELINVNAYHQPGVEAGKKAAAAVLELELKIVAHLKSVPGPQTAEQISEALSVADNVEWVYKILQHLAANPDRQIMKSGGDAPEMETFYYKS, encoded by the coding sequence ATGCCTACGTCATCTGCGTGGTCGCGATTTTGCCAATACCTGATTTCCGACCGCGAACTCGGGTTTTCACTGGATGTCAGTCGCGTCCGATTCGCCGAAAGCGAACTTGCTTCATTGTTTGCACGCATGACCGAAGCGCTGGACGCGATGCAGAAGCTCGAAGGTGGAGCAATCGCCAATCCCGACGAGAATCGGATGGTCGGCCATTATTGGTTGCGCGCGCCTCAACTCGCGCCGACACCAGAAATCACTGCCGAGATTCAGAGTACGCAGATGGCGATTCGCGAATTCGCGGATCAGGTCCACAGCGGAGCCATCGAAGGGGCCGAAGGGCGATTCCAGTTTCTGTTGCTCATCGGCATCGGTGGATCAGCGCTTGGCCCACAGTTTGTCGCACAGGCGTTGGGATCGCCGCTCGATCCAATCCTGCCGTTCTTCATCGACAACACCGATCCAGACGGAATCGACACGACTCTCGGGGAACTTGACGGACAATTGGGGCGAACTCTCGTCGTTGTGATTTCCAAATCGGGAGGGACACCCGAAACGCGCAATGGCATGCTTGAGGTTCAAAAGGCCTACGAAGGAGCCGGCTTGAGCTTCGCCGAACATGCGGTCGCCGTGACTCAGGCGGGCAGCAAGATGGATCAAACCGCCCAGAGCCAGAATTGGCTGAAGACGTTTCCGATGTGGGACTGGGTCGGTGGTCGGACATCCGTCTTGTCCGCAGTCGGCTTGCTGCCAGCCGCCCTGCAGGGGATCGGGATCATGGAATTATTGGACGGTGCCGCGTCGATGGACCGCCTGACTCGAATCACTGACCCGTGGAAGAATCCTGCGGCGCTGCTGGCCACGATGTGGTATCACATTGGCGACGGCGTTGGAGCGAAAGACATGGTGATCCTGCCATACAAGGATCGACTGTCATTGTTCAGCCGGTATCTGCAGCAACTGGTCATGGAGTCGTTGGGAAAAGAACTCGATCGCCAGGGAAAGACGGTTCATCAGGGGATCGCCGTCTATGGCAACAAGGGTTCGACGGATCAGCATGCCTATATCCAGCAGTTGCGTGACGGACTACCGAATTTCTTTGCGACCTTCATCGAGGTGCTGAAGGATCGCGAATTGCCATCCATGGACGTCGAACCAGGAATTACGGCGGGCGACTATTTGCACGGATTGATGCTCGGAACCCGCGAAGCCCTTCGCGAGAACCGACGTGATACGATCACGATCACCATCAATGCGGTTACCGCGCGCAGCGTCGGAGCGCTCATTGCCTTGTACGAACGTGCGGTTGGACTATACGCCGAACTGATCAACGTGAACGCCTATCATCAACCTGGGGTTGAGGCGGGCAAGAAAGCGGCGGCCGCCGTGTTGGAGCTTGAACTGAAGATCGTTGCTCACTTGAAATCGGTACCAGGGCCCCAGACGGCCGAGCAAATCTCAGAAGCCCTGTCCGTGGCGGATAACGTCGAATGGGTCTACAAGATTCTGCAGCATCTGGCGGCGAATCCCGACCGACAGATCATGAAGTCTGGAGGGGATGCTCCTGAGATGGAGACCTTCTACTACAAGAGTTGA